The proteins below come from a single Oryzias latipes chromosome 14, ASM223467v1 genomic window:
- the LOC101172430 gene encoding neuronal PAS domain-containing protein 2 isoform X5 yields MDNLPDFCDPCPSSRREWDTNSCVDDLMDEDEKDRAKRASRNKSEKKRRDQFNVLIKELCTMLQGQGHPRKMDKSTILQRTIDFLQKQKDITAQNEVSDVRQDWKPSFLSNEEFTQLMLEALDGFLVALTTDGNIIYVSDSVSSLIGHLPSDMVDQSILNFLPEREHGEVYKLLSSHMLMTDPVAADFLDSETHIEFCCHLARGNLDPKEPPVYEYVKFVGDFKFHNNVPTSSCNGHELTLPRSLQSSLEEQVCLIATVRLVTPQFLKDLCNVDDPCDEFTSRHSLEWKFLFLDHRAPPIIGYLPFEVLGTSGYDYYHVDDLELIAQCHKQLLQFGKGKSCYYRFLTKGQQWIWLQTHYYITYHQWTSKPEFIVCTHTVISYAEVRAERRRAFGLEELSPPEIAPSSVKAQELYLDICSTLDASRDRNSGARSVSSQSSRKSSHTALSDSASNSYTEACTPSWQSASIGQDKTPARLQSSGSKQQQPPPSQQSSMYQLQQPQLGVMNQLKEQLEERTRILQADIKTQQQELHDIKEKLQLANLQMLLQQPAHDFGQAQQPQQQGPGRPAQQSQSGVIRQLPGHPKPGACGTHTTSPHSAVSDNNSPTTQGQQRNSHQSHSVSLPVQTNTSRTTPFYSNPMMFSQPNARPQQDANQRHTDNQFSQEGQLRMLLNQPMQTLVPTSSVTSQPSQCNMGISQTLYNLEQPIIAPSFSMQQVNCNALLVPSPVFTSPIMIPHNTFITHQSQPAYHSQPQASQHSLQLQQPQQFFQMTQGLVHSGSTQAFLQTTNVSQQSTVGYIQQQPQSQQLSLTQQQQRQYQHSQNQTGNVSEFRNMLTR; encoded by the exons ATGGACAACCTTCCTGACTTCTGTGACCCCTGTCCGTCCAGCCGCCGGGAATGGGA TACCAACAGCTGCGTGGACGATTTAATGGATGAAGATGAAAAAGACAGAGCAAAAAG GGCCTCCCGAAACAAatcggaaaagaaaagaagagaccAATTCAATGTTCTCATCAAGGAGCTATGCACCATGCTACAGGGTCAGGGCCATCCGCGCAAGATGGATAAGTCCACGATACTGCAAAGAACTATTGACTTCTTGCAAAAACAGAAAG ACATCACTGCACAGAATGAAGTCAGCGATGTGAGGCAGGACTGGAAACCCTCTTTCCTCAGTAATGAGGAGTTTACTCAGCTCATGCTGGAG GCCCTGGATGGATTCCTGGTTGCATTAACCACAGATGGCAACATCATATATGTATCTGACAGCGTCTCTTCACTTATTGGCCATTTACCT TCAGATATGGTGGACCAAAGTATCTTGAATTTCCTCCCGGAGCGGGAACATGGGGAGGTGTATAAGCTGCTATCATCCCACATGCTGATGACTGACCCCGTTGCTGCTGACTTCCTTGACA GCGAGACGCATATTGAATTTTGCTGTCATCTAGCCAGAGGAAACTTGGACCCAAAGGAGCCGCCGGTGTATGAGTATGTCAAGTTTGTCGGAGATTTCAAATTTCACAACAAtg TGCCTACGTCTTCTTGTAACGGACATGAATTAACGTTACCCAGAAGTCTGCAGTCATCTCTGGAGGAGCAGGTCTGCCTCATTGCCACTGTACGATTAGTCACTCCGCAGTTTCTGAAG GATTTGTGTAATGTGGATGATCCTTGTGATGAATTCACCTCCAGGCACAGCCTTGAATGgaagtttctgtttttggatCACAG AGCTCCACCCATCATAGGCTATCTACCCTTTGAGGTGCTTGGAACGTCTGGTTATGACTACTATCATGTGGATGACTTGGAGCTCATTGCACAATGTCACAAACAAT TATTGCAGTTTGGAAAGGGCAAGTCCTGCTACTATCGCTTCCTGACCAAAGGACAGCAGTGGATTTGGCTGCAGACTCACTACTACATAACATACCACCAATGGACCTCCAAGCCTGAGTTCATTGTGTGCACTCACACTGTCATCAG CTACGCTGAGGTGAGAGCCGAGCGGAGAAGAGCTTTTGGACTCGAAGAGCTATCACCACCTGAGATAGCGCCCTCCTCAGTGAAG GCTCAGGAGCTGTACTTGGACATCTGCTCGACTCTGGATGCTTCGCGGGACAGAAACAGCGGTGCACGTTCAGTGTCCTCCCAGAGCTCCCGGAAGTCCTCCCACACAGCGCTGTCGGACTCCGCAT caaactCCTACACAGAGGCCTGCACGCCGTCATGGCAGTCCGCTTCCATCGGGCAGGATAAGACACCTGCCAGACTCCAATCCAGCGGCTCGAAG cagcagcagccgccgcCATCGCAACAGTCCTCCATGTATCAGCTGCAGCAGCCTCAGCTGGGCGTGATGAACCAGCTGAAAGAGCAGCTGGAGGAGCGGACGCGCATTCTGCAGGCCGACATCAAGACACAGCAACAAGAGCTGCACGACATTAAGGAGAAGCTTCAGCTTGCTAACCTGCAG ATGTTGTTACAGCAGCCTGCCCACGACTTTGGTCAGGcgcagcagccgcagcagcagGGCCCAGGAAGGCCAGCTCAGCAGAGCCAGTCGGGGGTCATCAGGCAGCTCCCCGGACACCCCAAACCAGGCGCCTGCGGGACTCACACTACATCCCCTCACTCTGCTGTCAGTGACAACAATTCACCTACGACACAG GGCCAGCAGAGGAACTCACACCAATCACATTCAGTAAGTTTGCCGGTACAGACCAACACGAGTCGGACGACGCCTTTCTACAGCAACCCTATGATGTTCTCTCAGCCCAACGCCCGGCCACAGCAGGATgcaaaccaaagacacacagacAACCAGTTCAGCCAAGAGGGACAGCTAAG gaTGCTCCTCAATCAGCCAATGCAGACTCTGGTCCCTACAAGCAGTGTCACCTCACAGCCTTCCCAGTGCAACATGGGTATCTCCCAAACCCT ATACAACCTGGAACAGCCAATCATCGCCCCCTCCTTCTCCATGCAGCAGGTCAACTGCAACGCCCTGCTTGTGCCCTCGCCAGTGTTCACGTCCCCCATAATGATCCCACACAACACCTTCATCACACATCAGTCCCAGCCAGCCTACCACTCTCAGCCTCAGGCCTCACAGCATTccctgcagcttcagcagccACAGCAGTTCTTTCAG ATGACTCAAGGACTTGTTCACAGTGGATCCACTCAAGCTTTCTTACAAACCACTAATGTCTCACAGCAAAGCACCGTGGGATACAttcagcagcagccacagtcaCAGCAGCTGTCACTGACGCAACAGCAGCAACGGCAGTACCAACATTCCCAAAACCAAACTGGCAACGTTTCAGAGTTCCGAAACATGTTGACTCGGTAG
- the LOC101172430 gene encoding neuronal PAS domain-containing protein 2 isoform X2 — protein sequence MDNLPDFCDPCPSSRREWDTNSCVDDLMDEDEKDRAKRASRNKSEKKRRDQFNVLIKELCTMLQGQGHPRKMDKSTILQRTIDFLQKQKDITAQNEVSDVRQDWKPSFLSNEEFTQLMLEALDGFLVALTTDGNIIYVSDSVSSLIGHLPSDMVDQSILNFLPEREHGEVYKLLSSHMLMTDPVAADFLDSETHIEFCCHLARGNLDPKEPPVYEYVKFVGDFKFHNNVPTSSCNGHELTLPRSLQSSLEEQVCLIATVRLVTPQFLKDLCNVDDPCDEFTSRHSLEWKFLFLDHRAPPIIGYLPFEVLGTSGYDYYHVDDLELIAQCHKQLLQFGKGKSCYYRFLTKGQQWIWLQTHYYITYHQWTSKPEFIVCTHTVISYAEVRAERRRAFGLEELSPPEIAPSSVKAQELYLDICSTLDASRDRNSGARSVSSQSSRKSSHTALSDSASNSYTEACTPSWQSASIGQDKTPARLQSSGSKNLAQRQNSFDFVPQMSLPLSPTCSQHSAMQQQPPPSQQSSMYQLQQPQLGVMNQLKEQLEERTRILQADIKTQQQELHDIKEKLQLANLQMLLQQPAHDFGQAQQPQQQGPGRPAQQSQSGVIRQLPGHPKPGACGTHTTSPHSAVSDNNSPTTQGQQRNSHQSHSVSLPVQTNTSRTTPFYSNPMMFSQPNARPQQDANQRHTDNQFSQEGQLRMLLNQPMQTLVPTSSVTSQPSQCNMGISQTLYNLEQPIIAPSFSMQQVNCNALLVPSPVFTSPIMIPHNTFITHQSQPAYHSQPQASQHSLQLQQPQQFFQMTQGLVHSGSTQAFLQTTNVSQQSTVGYIQQQPQSQQLSLTQQQQRQYQHSQNQTGNVSEFRNMLTR from the exons ATGGACAACCTTCCTGACTTCTGTGACCCCTGTCCGTCCAGCCGCCGGGAATGGGA TACCAACAGCTGCGTGGACGATTTAATGGATGAAGATGAAAAAGACAGAGCAAAAAG GGCCTCCCGAAACAAatcggaaaagaaaagaagagaccAATTCAATGTTCTCATCAAGGAGCTATGCACCATGCTACAGGGTCAGGGCCATCCGCGCAAGATGGATAAGTCCACGATACTGCAAAGAACTATTGACTTCTTGCAAAAACAGAAAG ACATCACTGCACAGAATGAAGTCAGCGATGTGAGGCAGGACTGGAAACCCTCTTTCCTCAGTAATGAGGAGTTTACTCAGCTCATGCTGGAG GCCCTGGATGGATTCCTGGTTGCATTAACCACAGATGGCAACATCATATATGTATCTGACAGCGTCTCTTCACTTATTGGCCATTTACCT TCAGATATGGTGGACCAAAGTATCTTGAATTTCCTCCCGGAGCGGGAACATGGGGAGGTGTATAAGCTGCTATCATCCCACATGCTGATGACTGACCCCGTTGCTGCTGACTTCCTTGACA GCGAGACGCATATTGAATTTTGCTGTCATCTAGCCAGAGGAAACTTGGACCCAAAGGAGCCGCCGGTGTATGAGTATGTCAAGTTTGTCGGAGATTTCAAATTTCACAACAAtg TGCCTACGTCTTCTTGTAACGGACATGAATTAACGTTACCCAGAAGTCTGCAGTCATCTCTGGAGGAGCAGGTCTGCCTCATTGCCACTGTACGATTAGTCACTCCGCAGTTTCTGAAG GATTTGTGTAATGTGGATGATCCTTGTGATGAATTCACCTCCAGGCACAGCCTTGAATGgaagtttctgtttttggatCACAG AGCTCCACCCATCATAGGCTATCTACCCTTTGAGGTGCTTGGAACGTCTGGTTATGACTACTATCATGTGGATGACTTGGAGCTCATTGCACAATGTCACAAACAAT TATTGCAGTTTGGAAAGGGCAAGTCCTGCTACTATCGCTTCCTGACCAAAGGACAGCAGTGGATTTGGCTGCAGACTCACTACTACATAACATACCACCAATGGACCTCCAAGCCTGAGTTCATTGTGTGCACTCACACTGTCATCAG CTACGCTGAGGTGAGAGCCGAGCGGAGAAGAGCTTTTGGACTCGAAGAGCTATCACCACCTGAGATAGCGCCCTCCTCAGTGAAG GCTCAGGAGCTGTACTTGGACATCTGCTCGACTCTGGATGCTTCGCGGGACAGAAACAGCGGTGCACGTTCAGTGTCCTCCCAGAGCTCCCGGAAGTCCTCCCACACAGCGCTGTCGGACTCCGCAT caaactCCTACACAGAGGCCTGCACGCCGTCATGGCAGTCCGCTTCCATCGGGCAGGATAAGACACCTGCCAGACTCCAATCCAGCGGCTCGAAG aatTTGGCCCAAAGACAAAATTCCTTTGATTTTGTTCCCCAAATGAGCCTCCCCCTCTCTCCTACCTGCAGCCAGCACTCAGCAATG cagcagcagccgccgcCATCGCAACAGTCCTCCATGTATCAGCTGCAGCAGCCTCAGCTGGGCGTGATGAACCAGCTGAAAGAGCAGCTGGAGGAGCGGACGCGCATTCTGCAGGCCGACATCAAGACACAGCAACAAGAGCTGCACGACATTAAGGAGAAGCTTCAGCTTGCTAACCTGCAG ATGTTGTTACAGCAGCCTGCCCACGACTTTGGTCAGGcgcagcagccgcagcagcagGGCCCAGGAAGGCCAGCTCAGCAGAGCCAGTCGGGGGTCATCAGGCAGCTCCCCGGACACCCCAAACCAGGCGCCTGCGGGACTCACACTACATCCCCTCACTCTGCTGTCAGTGACAACAATTCACCTACGACACAG GGCCAGCAGAGGAACTCACACCAATCACATTCAGTAAGTTTGCCGGTACAGACCAACACGAGTCGGACGACGCCTTTCTACAGCAACCCTATGATGTTCTCTCAGCCCAACGCCCGGCCACAGCAGGATgcaaaccaaagacacacagacAACCAGTTCAGCCAAGAGGGACAGCTAAG gaTGCTCCTCAATCAGCCAATGCAGACTCTGGTCCCTACAAGCAGTGTCACCTCACAGCCTTCCCAGTGCAACATGGGTATCTCCCAAACCCT ATACAACCTGGAACAGCCAATCATCGCCCCCTCCTTCTCCATGCAGCAGGTCAACTGCAACGCCCTGCTTGTGCCCTCGCCAGTGTTCACGTCCCCCATAATGATCCCACACAACACCTTCATCACACATCAGTCCCAGCCAGCCTACCACTCTCAGCCTCAGGCCTCACAGCATTccctgcagcttcagcagccACAGCAGTTCTTTCAG ATGACTCAAGGACTTGTTCACAGTGGATCCACTCAAGCTTTCTTACAAACCACTAATGTCTCACAGCAAAGCACCGTGGGATACAttcagcagcagccacagtcaCAGCAGCTGTCACTGACGCAACAGCAGCAACGGCAGTACCAACATTCCCAAAACCAAACTGGCAACGTTTCAGAGTTCCGAAACATGTTGACTCGGTAG
- the LOC101172430 gene encoding neuronal PAS domain-containing protein 2 isoform X1 has protein sequence MDNLPDFCDPCPSSRREWDTNSCVDDLMDEDEKDRAKRASRNKSEKKRRDQFNVLIKELCTMLQGQGHPRKMDKSTILQRTIDFLQKQKDITAQNEVSDVRQDWKPSFLSNEEFTQLMLEALDGFLVALTTDGNIIYVSDSVSSLIGHLPSDMVDQSILNFLPEREHGEVYKLLSSHMLMTDPVAADFLDSETHIEFCCHLARGNLDPKEPPVYEYVKFVGDFKFHNNVPTSSCNGHELTLPRSLQSSLEEQVCLIATVRLVTPQFLKDLCNVDDPCDEFTSRHSLEWKFLFLDHRAPPIIGYLPFEVLGTSGYDYYHVDDLELIAQCHKQLLQFGKGKSCYYRFLTKGQQWIWLQTHYYITYHQWTSKPEFIVCTHTVISYAEVRAERRRAFGLEELSPPEIAPSSVKAQELYLDICSTLDASRDRNSGARSVSSQSSRKSSHTALSDSASANSYTEACTPSWQSASIGQDKTPARLQSSGSKNLAQRQNSFDFVPQMSLPLSPTCSQHSAMQQQPPPSQQSSMYQLQQPQLGVMNQLKEQLEERTRILQADIKTQQQELHDIKEKLQLANLQMLLQQPAHDFGQAQQPQQQGPGRPAQQSQSGVIRQLPGHPKPGACGTHTTSPHSAVSDNNSPTTQGQQRNSHQSHSVSLPVQTNTSRTTPFYSNPMMFSQPNARPQQDANQRHTDNQFSQEGQLRMLLNQPMQTLVPTSSVTSQPSQCNMGISQTLYNLEQPIIAPSFSMQQVNCNALLVPSPVFTSPIMIPHNTFITHQSQPAYHSQPQASQHSLQLQQPQQFFQMTQGLVHSGSTQAFLQTTNVSQQSTVGYIQQQPQSQQLSLTQQQQRQYQHSQNQTGNVSEFRNMLTR, from the exons ATGGACAACCTTCCTGACTTCTGTGACCCCTGTCCGTCCAGCCGCCGGGAATGGGA TACCAACAGCTGCGTGGACGATTTAATGGATGAAGATGAAAAAGACAGAGCAAAAAG GGCCTCCCGAAACAAatcggaaaagaaaagaagagaccAATTCAATGTTCTCATCAAGGAGCTATGCACCATGCTACAGGGTCAGGGCCATCCGCGCAAGATGGATAAGTCCACGATACTGCAAAGAACTATTGACTTCTTGCAAAAACAGAAAG ACATCACTGCACAGAATGAAGTCAGCGATGTGAGGCAGGACTGGAAACCCTCTTTCCTCAGTAATGAGGAGTTTACTCAGCTCATGCTGGAG GCCCTGGATGGATTCCTGGTTGCATTAACCACAGATGGCAACATCATATATGTATCTGACAGCGTCTCTTCACTTATTGGCCATTTACCT TCAGATATGGTGGACCAAAGTATCTTGAATTTCCTCCCGGAGCGGGAACATGGGGAGGTGTATAAGCTGCTATCATCCCACATGCTGATGACTGACCCCGTTGCTGCTGACTTCCTTGACA GCGAGACGCATATTGAATTTTGCTGTCATCTAGCCAGAGGAAACTTGGACCCAAAGGAGCCGCCGGTGTATGAGTATGTCAAGTTTGTCGGAGATTTCAAATTTCACAACAAtg TGCCTACGTCTTCTTGTAACGGACATGAATTAACGTTACCCAGAAGTCTGCAGTCATCTCTGGAGGAGCAGGTCTGCCTCATTGCCACTGTACGATTAGTCACTCCGCAGTTTCTGAAG GATTTGTGTAATGTGGATGATCCTTGTGATGAATTCACCTCCAGGCACAGCCTTGAATGgaagtttctgtttttggatCACAG AGCTCCACCCATCATAGGCTATCTACCCTTTGAGGTGCTTGGAACGTCTGGTTATGACTACTATCATGTGGATGACTTGGAGCTCATTGCACAATGTCACAAACAAT TATTGCAGTTTGGAAAGGGCAAGTCCTGCTACTATCGCTTCCTGACCAAAGGACAGCAGTGGATTTGGCTGCAGACTCACTACTACATAACATACCACCAATGGACCTCCAAGCCTGAGTTCATTGTGTGCACTCACACTGTCATCAG CTACGCTGAGGTGAGAGCCGAGCGGAGAAGAGCTTTTGGACTCGAAGAGCTATCACCACCTGAGATAGCGCCCTCCTCAGTGAAG GCTCAGGAGCTGTACTTGGACATCTGCTCGACTCTGGATGCTTCGCGGGACAGAAACAGCGGTGCACGTTCAGTGTCCTCCCAGAGCTCCCGGAAGTCCTCCCACACAGCGCTGTCGGACTCCGCAT cagcaaactCCTACACAGAGGCCTGCACGCCGTCATGGCAGTCCGCTTCCATCGGGCAGGATAAGACACCTGCCAGACTCCAATCCAGCGGCTCGAAG aatTTGGCCCAAAGACAAAATTCCTTTGATTTTGTTCCCCAAATGAGCCTCCCCCTCTCTCCTACCTGCAGCCAGCACTCAGCAATG cagcagcagccgccgcCATCGCAACAGTCCTCCATGTATCAGCTGCAGCAGCCTCAGCTGGGCGTGATGAACCAGCTGAAAGAGCAGCTGGAGGAGCGGACGCGCATTCTGCAGGCCGACATCAAGACACAGCAACAAGAGCTGCACGACATTAAGGAGAAGCTTCAGCTTGCTAACCTGCAG ATGTTGTTACAGCAGCCTGCCCACGACTTTGGTCAGGcgcagcagccgcagcagcagGGCCCAGGAAGGCCAGCTCAGCAGAGCCAGTCGGGGGTCATCAGGCAGCTCCCCGGACACCCCAAACCAGGCGCCTGCGGGACTCACACTACATCCCCTCACTCTGCTGTCAGTGACAACAATTCACCTACGACACAG GGCCAGCAGAGGAACTCACACCAATCACATTCAGTAAGTTTGCCGGTACAGACCAACACGAGTCGGACGACGCCTTTCTACAGCAACCCTATGATGTTCTCTCAGCCCAACGCCCGGCCACAGCAGGATgcaaaccaaagacacacagacAACCAGTTCAGCCAAGAGGGACAGCTAAG gaTGCTCCTCAATCAGCCAATGCAGACTCTGGTCCCTACAAGCAGTGTCACCTCACAGCCTTCCCAGTGCAACATGGGTATCTCCCAAACCCT ATACAACCTGGAACAGCCAATCATCGCCCCCTCCTTCTCCATGCAGCAGGTCAACTGCAACGCCCTGCTTGTGCCCTCGCCAGTGTTCACGTCCCCCATAATGATCCCACACAACACCTTCATCACACATCAGTCCCAGCCAGCCTACCACTCTCAGCCTCAGGCCTCACAGCATTccctgcagcttcagcagccACAGCAGTTCTTTCAG ATGACTCAAGGACTTGTTCACAGTGGATCCACTCAAGCTTTCTTACAAACCACTAATGTCTCACAGCAAAGCACCGTGGGATACAttcagcagcagccacagtcaCAGCAGCTGTCACTGACGCAACAGCAGCAACGGCAGTACCAACATTCCCAAAACCAAACTGGCAACGTTTCAGAGTTCCGAAACATGTTGACTCGGTAG
- the LOC101172430 gene encoding neuronal PAS domain-containing protein 2 isoform X4 — protein MDNLPDFCDPCPSSRREWDTNSCVDDLMDEDEKDRAKRASRNKSEKKRRDQFNVLIKELCTMLQGQGHPRKMDKSTILQRTIDFLQKQKDITAQNEVSDVRQDWKPSFLSNEEFTQLMLEALDGFLVALTTDGNIIYVSDSVSSLIGHLPSDMVDQSILNFLPEREHGEVYKLLSSHMLMTDPVAADFLDSETHIEFCCHLARGNLDPKEPPVYEYVKFVGDFKFHNNVPTSSCNGHELTLPRSLQSSLEEQVCLIATVRLVTPQFLKDLCNVDDPCDEFTSRHSLEWKFLFLDHRAPPIIGYLPFEVLGTSGYDYYHVDDLELIAQCHKQLLQFGKGKSCYYRFLTKGQQWIWLQTHYYITYHQWTSKPEFIVCTHTVISYAEVRAERRRAFGLEELSPPEIAPSSVKAQELYLDICSTLDASRDRNSGARSVSSQSSRKSSHTALSDSASANSYTEACTPSWQSASIGQDKTPARLQSSGSKQQQPPPSQQSSMYQLQQPQLGVMNQLKEQLEERTRILQADIKTQQQELHDIKEKLQLANLQMLLQQPAHDFGQAQQPQQQGPGRPAQQSQSGVIRQLPGHPKPGACGTHTTSPHSAVSDNNSPTTQGQQRNSHQSHSVSLPVQTNTSRTTPFYSNPMMFSQPNARPQQDANQRHTDNQFSQEGQLRMLLNQPMQTLVPTSSVTSQPSQCNMGISQTLYNLEQPIIAPSFSMQQVNCNALLVPSPVFTSPIMIPHNTFITHQSQPAYHSQPQASQHSLQLQQPQQFFQMTQGLVHSGSTQAFLQTTNVSQQSTVGYIQQQPQSQQLSLTQQQQRQYQHSQNQTGNVSEFRNMLTR, from the exons ATGGACAACCTTCCTGACTTCTGTGACCCCTGTCCGTCCAGCCGCCGGGAATGGGA TACCAACAGCTGCGTGGACGATTTAATGGATGAAGATGAAAAAGACAGAGCAAAAAG GGCCTCCCGAAACAAatcggaaaagaaaagaagagaccAATTCAATGTTCTCATCAAGGAGCTATGCACCATGCTACAGGGTCAGGGCCATCCGCGCAAGATGGATAAGTCCACGATACTGCAAAGAACTATTGACTTCTTGCAAAAACAGAAAG ACATCACTGCACAGAATGAAGTCAGCGATGTGAGGCAGGACTGGAAACCCTCTTTCCTCAGTAATGAGGAGTTTACTCAGCTCATGCTGGAG GCCCTGGATGGATTCCTGGTTGCATTAACCACAGATGGCAACATCATATATGTATCTGACAGCGTCTCTTCACTTATTGGCCATTTACCT TCAGATATGGTGGACCAAAGTATCTTGAATTTCCTCCCGGAGCGGGAACATGGGGAGGTGTATAAGCTGCTATCATCCCACATGCTGATGACTGACCCCGTTGCTGCTGACTTCCTTGACA GCGAGACGCATATTGAATTTTGCTGTCATCTAGCCAGAGGAAACTTGGACCCAAAGGAGCCGCCGGTGTATGAGTATGTCAAGTTTGTCGGAGATTTCAAATTTCACAACAAtg TGCCTACGTCTTCTTGTAACGGACATGAATTAACGTTACCCAGAAGTCTGCAGTCATCTCTGGAGGAGCAGGTCTGCCTCATTGCCACTGTACGATTAGTCACTCCGCAGTTTCTGAAG GATTTGTGTAATGTGGATGATCCTTGTGATGAATTCACCTCCAGGCACAGCCTTGAATGgaagtttctgtttttggatCACAG AGCTCCACCCATCATAGGCTATCTACCCTTTGAGGTGCTTGGAACGTCTGGTTATGACTACTATCATGTGGATGACTTGGAGCTCATTGCACAATGTCACAAACAAT TATTGCAGTTTGGAAAGGGCAAGTCCTGCTACTATCGCTTCCTGACCAAAGGACAGCAGTGGATTTGGCTGCAGACTCACTACTACATAACATACCACCAATGGACCTCCAAGCCTGAGTTCATTGTGTGCACTCACACTGTCATCAG CTACGCTGAGGTGAGAGCCGAGCGGAGAAGAGCTTTTGGACTCGAAGAGCTATCACCACCTGAGATAGCGCCCTCCTCAGTGAAG GCTCAGGAGCTGTACTTGGACATCTGCTCGACTCTGGATGCTTCGCGGGACAGAAACAGCGGTGCACGTTCAGTGTCCTCCCAGAGCTCCCGGAAGTCCTCCCACACAGCGCTGTCGGACTCCGCAT cagcaaactCCTACACAGAGGCCTGCACGCCGTCATGGCAGTCCGCTTCCATCGGGCAGGATAAGACACCTGCCAGACTCCAATCCAGCGGCTCGAAG cagcagcagccgccgcCATCGCAACAGTCCTCCATGTATCAGCTGCAGCAGCCTCAGCTGGGCGTGATGAACCAGCTGAAAGAGCAGCTGGAGGAGCGGACGCGCATTCTGCAGGCCGACATCAAGACACAGCAACAAGAGCTGCACGACATTAAGGAGAAGCTTCAGCTTGCTAACCTGCAG ATGTTGTTACAGCAGCCTGCCCACGACTTTGGTCAGGcgcagcagccgcagcagcagGGCCCAGGAAGGCCAGCTCAGCAGAGCCAGTCGGGGGTCATCAGGCAGCTCCCCGGACACCCCAAACCAGGCGCCTGCGGGACTCACACTACATCCCCTCACTCTGCTGTCAGTGACAACAATTCACCTACGACACAG GGCCAGCAGAGGAACTCACACCAATCACATTCAGTAAGTTTGCCGGTACAGACCAACACGAGTCGGACGACGCCTTTCTACAGCAACCCTATGATGTTCTCTCAGCCCAACGCCCGGCCACAGCAGGATgcaaaccaaagacacacagacAACCAGTTCAGCCAAGAGGGACAGCTAAG gaTGCTCCTCAATCAGCCAATGCAGACTCTGGTCCCTACAAGCAGTGTCACCTCACAGCCTTCCCAGTGCAACATGGGTATCTCCCAAACCCT ATACAACCTGGAACAGCCAATCATCGCCCCCTCCTTCTCCATGCAGCAGGTCAACTGCAACGCCCTGCTTGTGCCCTCGCCAGTGTTCACGTCCCCCATAATGATCCCACACAACACCTTCATCACACATCAGTCCCAGCCAGCCTACCACTCTCAGCCTCAGGCCTCACAGCATTccctgcagcttcagcagccACAGCAGTTCTTTCAG ATGACTCAAGGACTTGTTCACAGTGGATCCACTCAAGCTTTCTTACAAACCACTAATGTCTCACAGCAAAGCACCGTGGGATACAttcagcagcagccacagtcaCAGCAGCTGTCACTGACGCAACAGCAGCAACGGCAGTACCAACATTCCCAAAACCAAACTGGCAACGTTTCAGAGTTCCGAAACATGTTGACTCGGTAG